From the genome of Haloplanus vescus:
GTTGCCGGGCGGCCCGCCCGAGGCGCTACAGGACCGCTAGGACGCCCGCGCTCAGAGCGAGCGTGACCAACAAGCGCCCGACACTGCCCGCGAACGTCGCCGCCGCGAAGCGCACGTAGTCCTCTTCGAGGACGGCGAAGGCGTAAATCGAGAGCGTGTCGGGGAAGAAGGGGACCGAGAGCGCGAGTGCGAGGCCGGCGTACCCCCAGCGTCTCGCGATTTCGACGGTTCGGCGCTGTGACCACTCGATGACATCGAACCGCGACCGTTCGAGGAATCGAATCACCGGCCCGGCCTCTTTGGCCTCCTGCCCGAGGTGGAACGCGAAGACACTCCCGGCGGCCTTGCCCGTCGCCGAAACGAGAATGATAATCGCGAGTCGCGCCCACGTCGGGAGCCCCAAATCGAGCGGTGCCAGGAGGACGACTTCGCTGACGCCGGGCAGCGCGAAGGCGATGAGAAAGGAGTAGACGAAGATGATGAGGAGTCCACCCCACCCCGTGGCGCTTCGGACGAGTCGCGTCAGCCACTCGAAGCCAAACAGGTCGGTGACAGCGAGGGGGACGAACGCTTCCACACCTCACCCTCTGACGGGGGTAAGGTAAGTCTTTCAGATTTCGTCCCGGCACGCGTCGAGGTCACGGAGAAATGCCGACAGGGTGTCGCGGGTGACGTGGGGCATACAGACGAGTCGCAACTCGCCGCGAGCGGTGCGCGCCAGCCGCCAGTCACGGTCCTGTACCGCCGCGAACAGCGAGTCGGGGAGGTCGACGGCGACGAGTGGGAGGACGGGGTCGACCACGTCGAATCCGCGGTCAGCGAGTGCGTCCGCGACCCACTCCGCGTTCGCCTGTGCGCGCTCGTAGTTCTCTCGGTAGCCGTCCGGCCAGAGTTCGTCGAGCGCCGCCGCCGCGCTCGCCACGCCCGCACCGCTCCGGGTGCCGGTGAGCGTCGCCTGCGACGTGGACTCCAGATACGGTGTCTCGACCGCGAGGGCGTCCATCGTCGCCGCGTCGCGAGCCAGCAACCCACCCGCCGGGACGACCGCCTGCCCCATCTTGTGTGGGTCGATGGTCATCGTGTCGACCGCTGCGTGGCCGAAGTGCCACTCGTGGTCGGTAAAGGGCAGCGCGAACCCGCCCCACGCGGCGTCGACGTGACAGAGCGCGTCCGCCTCCGCCGCCAGGTCGGCGAGTTCGGGGATGGGGTCGACCCGACCGTACTCCGTCGTCCCCGCGACGCCGACGACCAGCGCCGTGTCGTCGTCGACCAGCGACGCCATCGCCTCGGGGTCGGCGCGTCGGTCCGAGCCCACCGGCGCGATGCGGAGGTCGACCCCGAGCACCTCAGCCGCCTTCTGAAAGCTGAAGTGGACGCTGGACGGCGCGACGACGTTCGGGTCGTCGGTGCTCGCTCGGTTGCGCGCCGCCCGCACCGCCTGAATGTTGGCTTCGGTCCCCCCGCTGGCGACGTAGCCGCGTGGCTGGTCGAGACCCGTCAGCTCGCCCAGCGTCTCGACGACCTCCGTCTCCAAGTCCGCGACTGCGCGGTACGTCTCGGGGTCGCCGGGATTCGTCGCGAGAAATCGCTCCGCTGCCGCCCGAGCCACGGGGTGTGGCCGGGTGCACATACTGGAGAGAACGCGGTCGAAGGTTTGGGGGACCGCCTGCTCCATGCCTACACCGTACCGGCGGCGCCGTTTAGCCGTTGCGCTCCGGGGTCAGCGGACCGAATCGAGGATGAGTTGCTCCTCGACCTTGTCCACTTCGTCGAGCACGTCCGCGACGGCGTCGATGTTGGCGCTGATGGACGTGATGCCCTTGCGGACGAGGAAGTCCACCATATCGGGGTCGGAGCCAGCCTGCCCGCAGATGCTGGTGTCGACGCCCGCCGCCCGACAGTCGTCGATGGCGTCGCCGATCATCTCGAGCACGGCCGGGTGGAGTTCGTCGAACCGGTCGGAGACGTGTTCGTTGTTGCGGTCGACCGCCAGCACGTACTGGGTGAGGTCGTTCGTCCCGAAGGAGACGAAGTCGACGCCCTCTGCGATGATGTCGTCGACGCCGCGGGCGCTGGCCGGCGTCTCGATCATGACGCCCCAGTCACGCTCGTCGGGGTCGATGCCGACGGCTTCCATGTGACCGCGCGCCGCTGCCACGTCGTCGCCGTCGGTGACGAGCGGGAACATGATTTCGAGGTTCTCGTAGCCCATGTCGTAGAGCCGTTTGAACGCCTCGAGTTCGTGTTCGAACACTTCGGGGCGGTCGAGGCTCCGACGGATGCCACGGTAGCCGAGCATCGGGTTGTGTTCGTGTGGCTCCTCCTCGCCACCCTCGAGCTGGCGGAACTCGTCGGTTGGGGCGTCGATGGTGCGCACCCGAACCGGCCGGGGATAGAACTCCTCGGCGACGGTCTGGACGCCGTCCATGAGCTCCTCGATGTACGCTTCGACGCCCTCGTCGCGGATGTAGCGCTCGGGCGTCTTGTCCAGCGAGAGGACGAGGTGTTCGAGTCGGAGCAGACCGACGCCGTCGGCGCCGGTCTTCGCGGCGCGACTCGCCGCCTCCGGAATCGAGACGTTCACCTTCACCTCCGTCGCCGTGACGGGTTTTGGCCGCTTGCCGACCGGCGTCTCGTCGTCGTCGCTGCCGGGACTCGCCGACGAGTCGACGTTCACGGCGCCTTCGCGGACCGTCCCCATCTCGCCGTCGACGGTGACGACCTGCCCGTCTTCGAGCGTGTGCGTCGCACCGCCGGAGCCGACGACGGCCGGGACGCCGAGCTCGCGCGAGACGATGG
Proteins encoded in this window:
- a CDS encoding YqaA family protein, whose protein sequence is MEAFVPLAVTDLFGFEWLTRLVRSATGWGGLLIIFVYSFLIAFALPGVSEVVLLAPLDLGLPTWARLAIIILVSATGKAAGSVFAFHLGQEAKEAGPVIRFLERSRFDVIEWSQRRTVEIARRWGYAGLALALSVPFFPDTLSIYAFAVLEEDYVRFAAATFAGSVGRLLVTLALSAGVLAVL
- the mfnA gene encoding tyrosine decarboxylase MfnA, with translation MEQAVPQTFDRVLSSMCTRPHPVARAAAERFLATNPGDPETYRAVADLETEVVETLGELTGLDQPRGYVASGGTEANIQAVRAARNRASTDDPNVVAPSSVHFSFQKAAEVLGVDLRIAPVGSDRRADPEAMASLVDDDTALVVGVAGTTEYGRVDPIPELADLAAEADALCHVDAAWGGFALPFTDHEWHFGHAAVDTMTIDPHKMGQAVVPAGGLLARDAATMDALAVETPYLESTSQATLTGTRSGAGVASAAAALDELWPDGYRENYERAQANAEWVADALADRGFDVVDPVLPLVAVDLPDSLFAAVQDRDWRLARTARGELRLVCMPHVTRDTLSAFLRDLDACRDEI